A window of Desulfatiglans anilini DSM 4660 genomic DNA:
CCTGATTTTCTTCCCGCTGCAGCTGGCGCGGATGGGGCCCGGCACCCTGGCGGATCTTGCCGCGCATCCCGCCTGCCGTGGATACGGCCCCTACCTGCGGCGTATCATCCGGCAGGCCCCTGCTTTTCTGCCGGAGGCGGCCGAGCATCTGGCTCTCGACCGGGACCTGACGGCCCGGGAGGCCTGGCGCCTCTTCTACGACATGACGCTCGGCGCCCTGCGGATTCGGGAGCCCCGGCGCGGCGGCAGGCCGATCGGCCTGCCCGAGGCCCTCGGGCGTCTGGGTGCGGCGGATGCGCGTCGGCGGAAGGCGGCCTTCCACGGAATCTATCAGGCGCTCGATCCCTGCATCCCTCAGATGGCCTTCGCCCTCGACACCTTGACTCACCACGAGATCCTGGACACCTCTGCACGCGGATTCGGCTCCCCGCTCGATGCAGCCGCGCTTGCCGGCGGCTTCGAGGCAAAGAAGATTTCCGAACTCCTTGACCTGGTGGAACCCCGCTATTCCCTGGCGACTCGGTATTTTCGCCTGAAGGCCGCAGCGTTCGGATCCGCACGGCTGGCGATGGAGGATCTCGCGGCCCCGTGGGGCCGAGGAGCCTGCAGCGCTTCCTTCGGGGCGGCGAGGAGGCGGCTTGAACGGACGGCCGGCGCCGTCGCACCCGCCTGGCACGAAGCCGTGAGCCGGGTTTTTACCGATGGCCGGATAGATGCCGCGCCCAAGGCCGGGAAGCAGGGAGGCGCCTTCTGCCATGCACCTCCGCCCCAGAGGCTGCCGTATGTCTTTCTCTCCTACACCGGTTCCTTTCGGGATTTTCTGACGCTCGCCCACGAAATCGGACATGCGGTCCACTATACCCTTGCCGCCCGGCAGAGCGGCCTCGTTTTCGACGGGTCGCGGGTGGTGGAGGAGGCCGCCGCGACGCTCTTCGAGCTGCTCGCCTGCCGGCAGTGGGCGGTGGAAGGCGCGCCGGCGGAGGTGGGCATGCAGCTTGCCGCCGCATGCATCGAGGGCTTCATTGCGACGGTTATGCGCCAAAGCGTGCTGACCCGTTTCGAACTGGCGCTGAACCGGCGGCGGAGGGTCAGCCCGCTCGATGCGGATTTCATCGGCGGGGCCTGGATGGAGGAAAACAGCCGGCTTTACGCGGACGGCATAGAGATGCCCGGCGCCTACCGGGACGGCTGGGTGCTCGTCCCGCACCTTTTCCATCGGCCGCTGACCTGCTGGGTCTATGTGTACGGGCAGCTGATATCGGCGGTTCTCTATCGGCGGTATCTGGATGAAGGGGCGCGGTTCGCCGCAAGGCTCAACCGGCTTTTCGAAGCGGGCGGGAGCGCGGAGCCCGCCGCGCTGCTCCGGGGTGTGGGGATCGACCTCGACGGCCTGGCCTTCGTGGGGGAGGCCTTCGAGGTCTTCGAGGGGTTCCTGGGGGAGTTCGAACGGATGGTGCAGGACTCGAGGATGGGGGATGCCGCCCCATGAGCGGACAATCG
This region includes:
- a CDS encoding M3 family metallopeptidase; the encoded protein is MQRVKSADSISRAGLRVEEPMPSRGPSRDGRMGDREAGPPSWDLSVLYDSPLDPAIERDLGEALVAAEVFRHSWEGRVQERCVEPAEAARALEAFEACRERILRPLGYAMLLLAADTQGEASRALYGRASGILGAVKKLLIFFPLQLARMGPGTLADLAAHPACRGYGPYLRRIIRQAPAFLPEAAEHLALDRDLTAREAWRLFYDMTLGALRIREPRRGGRPIGLPEALGRLGAADARRRKAAFHGIYQALDPCIPQMAFALDTLTHHEILDTSARGFGSPLDAAALAGGFEAKKISELLDLVEPRYSLATRYFRLKAAAFGSARLAMEDLAAPWGRGACSASFGAARRRLERTAGAVAPAWHEAVSRVFTDGRIDAAPKAGKQGGAFCHAPPPQRLPYVFLSYTGSFRDFLTLAHEIGHAVHYTLAARQSGLVFDGSRVVEEAAATLFELLACRQWAVEGAPAEVGMQLAAACIEGFIATVMRQSVLTRFELALNRRRRVSPLDADFIGGAWMEENSRLYADGIEMPGAYRDGWVLVPHLFHRPLTCWVYVYGQLISAVLYRRYLDEGARFAARLNRLFEAGGSAEPAALLRGVGIDLDGLAFVGEAFEVFEGFLGEFERMVQDSRMGDAAP